The DNA region GAACGCGTAACGAAGGCGAACCGAATGACCGAGTACCTGTACGACCTCTCCGGTGAATGGATCGCCTTCCGGGCGACCACCGAGAGCATGTATCTCTTCGATCCGACAGGCGAGTGGATCGGCTGGTTCCCCTGGGGCGATGCCGAGGCCGTCACGCCCGACGGCGACTACCTGGGCACTGTGATCGATGACCGCCTCGTGCGTGCATACGGGCACGCCTCACGGGGCTACCCCGCGTATCCCGGCGCTCCCGCTTTCCCCGGACTGCCCTACAACCCCGGACAGGCCGCCTTCATCGGCAGCCTCGGTGGCTACGAGGACGCGAACGTCCGGCATTCGCTGAGCGCCTGAGCTGCAGAGCGCCTCGCTGTCCGACGCTCACTCGGCGCTCACTCGTCACTGACCAGCGGCTCCGTGCGCCGAGTCGTACCGGGCTCGGTCCGCTCGTACAGTGCGAGCAGCGCGTTCTCCGGTGAACCCGTGAGGGAGATCGTCTCGCCCGCGAGGTATCGGTCGATGACAGTCGGGTCGATGTAGCTGCCCTTTGCGACGGTCGGCGTGTTTCCGAGCACTTCGGATGCCGCCACCACCGCGGCGCGCACGGCCTGCTTCGCCTGCCTCTCGGTGGCGGCGGGGCCGGCTTCGGCGAGCGCTGTCGCCGCCGCGATGGTGCCGCGCAGGGTGCGGAAGTCCTTGGCCGTGAAGTCCCCTCCTGTGGCCGTACGCACGTAGTCGTTGATCTGCGCACCACCGAGAGCCCGGAAGCGGTCATCGTCACGCCACGCCAGGTAGCGGGAACGAGGCGTGCGTTCCAGCAGCTCCGCGGAGACGGCGGCGAGGGCGGCATCCGTCACCTCGGCCTGCATCTTCTGCCCGCTCTTCGCGGGGAACGCCAGACGCATGATCTCCCCGTCGAGCTTCACGTGGCGCACGAGCAAGGTCGACAGGCCGAAACTCCCGTTCGCCTCGAAGTACGCCTCCGCCCCCACCCTCACGGCAACGAGGTCGAGCAGCCGGAACGATGTCGCGAGAACCCGCTCGCGTGACAGCCCCTCGACGGCGAGATCCCTGGTCACCCGGCGGCGCGCCACGGGGAGGGAGGCCGCCAGTTCCCGCATGCGATCGAACTTGACCGCGTCGCGCGCGGCCGTCCAGTCGGGGTGGTAGATGTACTGCCTGCGTCCGGCGCCGTCGACGCCGACGGCGAGGATGTGCGCGTTCGGGCTGTCGGCGATCCACACGTTGGTCCACGCGGGCGGGATGACGAGAGCCTCGGCGCGTGCGCGCTCCTCGGACTCGAGGGGATTGCCGGCCGCATCCAGGTACCTGTAGCCCTTGCCGGATCGCCGGCGGGTGTAGCCGGTACTGGTGTAGGGCTCGACGCGCTTCAGGCGCGCCATCGTGTCACCTCGCCGTCAGGGGTCAGCGATGTGCCGGTGTACTCCACACCGATCGAGACGCCGGGCTTCACTGCGCCTTCCGCTTCGGGGCGTCGTCAGCATCGGTGTCGGCTTCCGACTTCGAGGATGACTTGGCGGATGCCTTCGTCGACGACTTCGCCGAACCTGAAGCGCTCTTCGTCGCCGTCTTCTTGGCCGGCGACTTCGCTCCCGAGCTCGCGCTCTTCTTCTTCGCCGTCCCCGTCGACTTCGCACCGTCAGCCGACTTCGACCCGCGCGCGCTCTCGACGCTGCGGCGCAGGGCATCCATCAGGTCGATGACCTCGCCGCCCTCCTCCTTCTCGGCCACCTCGCCGAACGTCGCCTCCGTGTCGATCGCATCTCCCTGCTCGAGCTTGCGCTCGATGAGCAGACGGAGCTCCTTCTGGTACTCGTCGACGAATTCGTCGGGCGTGAAGTCGCTGGCGTAGGAATCGACGAGGCTCGACGAGAGCTCCAGCTCCTTGCTCGAGATGCGCACGGTCTCGTCGAGTGCGGGGAATACCGCCTCGCGCACCTCGTCGCTCCACAACAGCGTCTGGAGGACGAGCACGTCGCCGCGAACGCGCAGAGCGGCGAGTCGCGTCTTCTGGCGCAGAGCGAAGCGCACGATGGCCGTGCGGTCCGTCGACTCCAGGGTGCGGCGCAGCAGCACGTAGGCCTTGGGAGAGGCGCCATCCGGCTCGAGGAAATAGCTCTTGTCGAACATGATCGGGTCGATCTGCTCGTTCGGAACGAACTCGACCACCTCGATCTCTCGCGATCGCTCAGCAGGCATCGCGGCCAGGTCGTCGGCCGTGAGCACCACCGTGCGCTCTCCGTCGTCGTAGGCCTTGTCGATGTGGGCGTACGGCACGATCTTGCCGCAGACGTCGCAGCGCCGTTCGTAGTGGATTCGACCTCCGTCGGCGTCGTGCACCTGATGCAGTCCGACGTCGTGATCCTCCGTGGCGCTGTACAGCTTCACCGGCACGTTGACGAGCCCGAACGAGAGCGCGCCCTTCCAGATGGACCTCATCTGATCAGTACACACCCGCAACACCCGTATCGGCTAGGTTTGCCGCGTGGGTTGACAGGCTCGGCTGGAGGGTGAGATGGCGAAGTCATCGGCGTCGCAGCTCGTCAGCGTCGACGGGCATCGTCTGAAGATCTCCAATCTCGACAAGGTGCTCTACCCCGAATCCGGCACGACCAAGGCCGATGTGCTCGGCTACTACGCGGCCATCGCCCCGGTCATGCTCCCGCACGTGATCTTCCGTCCGGCTACCCGCAAGCGCTGGGTGCACGGGGTCGGGACTCCGGATGCCCCCGGGGAGACGTTCTTCCAGAAGGACCTCCCGGCCGGCACGCCCGACTGGGTTCCGCGAGCCGTCATTCCGCACTCCGATCACGACAACACCTACCCCCTCGTGAACAATGCCGCCGTTCTGGCCTGGCTGGCGCAGGCCGCCGCCCTCGAGATCCACGTGCCCCAGTGGCGTTTCACGGCGGAGGGCGCCCGCCGCAATCCCGACCGCATCGTGCTCGACCTCGACCCGGGCGAAGGCATCGGGCTCCCCGAGTGCGCCGAAGTCGCCCGCCTCGCCCGCACCATTCTCACCGGCATGGGCCTCGACCCCCTGCCGGTGACCAGCGGCAGCAAGGGCATCCATCTCTACGCCCAGCTCGATGAGCGACAGACCTCCGACCAGGTGAGCGCCGTGGCCCGCGAGCTCGCCCGGGCGCTCGAGGCCGATCACCCCGACCTCGTGGTCAGCGACATGAAGAAGACCCTGCGCACGGGCAAGGTGCTCGTCGACTGGAGCCAGAACAACGGCAACAAGACCACCATCGCGCCGTACTCGCTGCGCGGGCGGTTCCGCCCGACGGTGGCCGCCCCTCGCACCTGGGAGGAGCTGTCGTCGCCCGACCTCGCGCATCTGGAGTACGGGGAGGTCCTCGCGAGAGTGACGAGAGACGGCGATGCCCTCGCCGCCATCGATGCCGGCGTCGGGCCGGTTCCGGATGCGGGCATCCGTGGTGGGCGTGCGACGGCGGCTGCGGCATCCGGCAGTGATCGGCTCAGCGAGTACAGGGCCAAGCGCGACGCCTCGAAGACACCGGAACCTGTTCCGGATGCGGTGGGCACGCAGGCCGACGGTCGGAGTTTCGTCATCCAGGAGCACCACGCCCGTCGCCTGCACTACGACCTGCGCCTCGAGCATGACGGCGTGCTCGTGAGCTGGGCGGTGCCCAAAGGTGTTCCCGCCGACCCGGGACGCAACCACCTCGCCGTGCAGACCGAGGACCATCCCCTCGAGTACGGGTCGTTCGAGGGGACGATCCCCGCCGGCGAGTACGGCGCTGGAACGATGCGCATCTGGGACTCGGGCAGCTACGAGCTCGAGAAATGGCGCGACGACGAGGTGATCGTGACCCTCACGGGTTCACCGTCCGGCGGACTGGGAGAGCCCGTGCGCCTCGCACTGATCCGCACGAGTACCGACGGGACCAGCGACGCCGGCCGGACTGGCAGCACGCAGAAGTCGAACTGGTTGCTGCACCGCATGAAGTCCACGACTCCGCACTACTCCCCCGCAGCCCGACGCCGCTACGCTCCGGTGCCGCCGGCCGCTCACCAGGCGATGCTCGCGCGGGCGGGCACCCTCTCTGACCTCGGCAACGGGCCGGAGTGGGCGATGGAGATGAAGTGGGACGGCATCCGTGCCATCGCGTCGATCGAGGGCGATGCCGTGCGCCTCATGACACGCAACGGCAACGACGTGACCGCCGCCTATCCGGAGCTCATCGCCCTGACCGACGTCGCCCACGTGCGATCCGGGGTCTTCGACGGCGAGATCGTGGCGACGGATGCCGCGGGCCGACCCGACTTCGGACTGTTGCAGGAGCGCATGAACCTCGTCAAGCCCGGCGAGATCGAAGCTGCGAGGAAACGGCGTCCCGTGCGACTCTTCCTCTTCGACGTTCTGGAACTCGATGGCGAAGACCTCACCGGGCTCGCCTACTCGGCCCGGCGGACACAGCTGGAGAAGGTGGTCGACGCTCCCCGCGGCTCCCCCATCGCGGTTCCCGACGCCTTCGACGGCGATGCGGAGAGCGCGATCGAGTTCAGCAGGAACCTGGGACTCGAGGGCATCGTCGCCAAGGAGAAGGATTCGCTGTACGAGGAAGGGCGCCGATCCGGCGTCTGGATCAAGATCAAGCACCTCGCAACCCAGGAGGTGGTGATCGGCGGCTGGCGGACGGGCAAGGGTCACCGAGCCGGCACCTTCGGATCCCTGCTCGTCGGGCTGCCGACACCCGAGGGCCTGCGCTACATCGGCCGAGTCGGCAGCGGCCTGCGCGACCAGGACCTGCAACGCGTCATGAAGCAGCTCGAACCCCTCGGCCAGACCGACAGCCCCTTCATCGCCGTGCCCCGCGAGGAGTCGCGTGACGCGCACTGGGTGGCGCCGAACCTCGTGGGCGAAGTGGAGTTCTCCGGGTGGACGCGCACCGGGAGCCTCCGGCATCCGACCTGGCGTGGCATCCGTCCGGACAAGAACCCGGACGACGTCAGTCGCGAGTAGTCGCGCGCTTGCCGGGCGGCGAGCCGTGCTCGCTGCAGCCGTTCTACCGGGCAGGATGAACCCGTGTCGTCGCGAGGAATCCACGTGGAGATCCTCATCCGTGCCGAGCTCGACGTCGTCTGGGAACTCACGCAGGATGTGTCGCTGCATCCGCGCTGGGACCTGCGGTTCAGTTCCATCGAACCTCTCGAGGAGCTCAGTGGAGGCGGGTACAGGTTCCGCTACCGGCGCGCACTGCCCGGGCACGTCATCGAGGGAACGGGAACGTCTTCCGGTGAACGGATGCGGCCCGACGGCACGCGTACATCCGCCCTGCGCTTCACTACGACCGATCGACTCTCGCCTCTCGGCGGCGGTCGTGGCTACTGGCGCTACAACCCCACCGCGAACGGCACCGTGTTCGTCACCGGATTCGACTACACGCCGGGATGGGGCCGGGTGCTCGATGCTCTGCTGCTCAGACGTCTCATCGGATGGATGACCGCCTGGAGCTTCGACCGTCTGCGCATCTGGGCTGAGACCGGTGTTGAACCCGAGGACTGGCCGCTGCGCTCGGTTCTCTGGGTCTGGCGGCCCGAGCGACCCCGCGCGGCCAGATGTCGGCGCGTGCCGACCCGCGGCCGCAACCCGAACACGGCACCGGAGATCCTCGCCACGCTGGAGGAACCGTGAGTTCGATCTTCGAGCAGGCCATGGGTGCGGACTTCTCGAAGCTGCATCCGATGCTGCAGCGACGCTTCGGCGTGGGGATCGAGGCCGGATACGGCTGCATCGGCACCGGCACCATGGCGAGCATCCGGCGCGGACCATGGTGGACGGTGCCGTTCCTGCACATCGGCCGCATTCGGAACATCCTCGTCCCCGACATGGGAACCGGGGTTCCATTCACCATCGAGAACTTCCCATATCTGGATCCACTCGGGCGCGAGACCGTCACCTTCGTTCGCGAGTACAGGGTTCGCAGTCGGCCGAGCCGCTTCGATGCGACCATGATCATCGACGAGGGCCGCATCGTCGACTATCTCGGTTCTCATCAGCACCTCGCGGTCGATCTCGAGTTGACCGCCCAGACCGACGGCTCGCTGCTTCTCCGCTCGGGAGAGCAGAGGTTCTACGAGGGACCGCTCGCCTTCCGGTTCCCGATGCTGTTCAGCGGCAGAGCGGAGTTGCGGGAGTCGTTCGACGACGAGGCTCAGGTCTTCCGTATCGCACTGGAGGTGCACAACGAGGTCTTCGGGTTCCTGTTCGGCTACGAGGGCGCATTCAGTTGCGAGTTCCCGGAGGCAACCGACGCACCTGTGAGACTCAAGCCGGTGCGACACGAGCAGCGCACCTGAGACAGCGGGCCGGAGTCCTCGAGATCCATCGTCAGTCGTGACCGAGCAGATCAGTGCGGCGACCGGCGGCGCTCAGAACGGCCAGACCAACGGCACGATTCCGACGGCCACGGCGAAGAAGACCACCATGACGGGCAGGCCGAGCCTCCAGTAGTCGCCGAAGCGCAGGCCGGCCGGTCCCTGGATCATGAGGTTGGCCGGTGTTGCCACAGGAGTTAGCAACGCGGCCGCAGACACCACGGCCACTGCCATGAGGAAGGGCAGCGGCGACACCTGCATCTCCGTCGCCACCGAGATGGCGATCGGCAGGATGATGAGGGCGGTCGCTGTGTTGCTGATCAGCTGGCCGAAGACCAGGGCGACCAGGCAGAGTGCACCGAGCACGAGGAGCGGACCGGAATCGCCGACGACGCCGATGAGGCCGGTGGCGATCATCTCGGCCGTGCCGGTCTGCGTGATGGCTGTCGACATCGGGATCATGCCGGCCACGAGCAGCAGGGTCGTCCAGGAGATCGAGCGATGGGCTCGCTCGACTGTCACCGTGCGAGTGAGCACCATCGCGCCAGCGGCCAGGAGGCCGGTGACCGCCGGCGGAAACACGCCCGTGGCCAGAGCGACGACCATGAGCACGAGGATGACCAGTGCGGTCCACGATCGGGGTCCGAGAGGAGCAGCCTGACGGCGCACGGCGTTCGGGTCGTCGACGACGACGACTGACGGGTCGGCGAGGTTCACGTCGAGCGCGTCCCAGTCGCCCTGCAGCAACAGCACATCGCCCACTTCGAGCACGATGTCGCCGCCCTCGAGGTGCTCGCCGGCGCGCTGCACGGCGAGCACGACGAGGTCGCCGCTCTCCGTCACCATGCCGGGGAACACCGTCGCTCCGACGAATGCCGACCGCGGGGGCACGAGAACCTCGGCAACGCCGGACTCCGCATCGAGCAGTGCCGCGCCTCCGGCATCCG from Leifsonia sp. Root1293 includes:
- a CDS encoding DUF4166 domain-containing protein; amino-acid sequence: MSSIFEQAMGADFSKLHPMLQRRFGVGIEAGYGCIGTGTMASIRRGPWWTVPFLHIGRIRNILVPDMGTGVPFTIENFPYLDPLGRETVTFVREYRVRSRPSRFDATMIIDEGRIVDYLGSHQHLAVDLELTAQTDGSLLLRSGEQRFYEGPLAFRFPMLFSGRAELRESFDDEAQVFRIALEVHNEVFGFLFGYEGAFSCEFPEATDAPVRLKPVRHEQRT
- a CDS encoding DNA topoisomerase IB — protein: MARLKRVEPYTSTGYTRRRSGKGYRYLDAAGNPLESEERARAEALVIPPAWTNVWIADSPNAHILAVGVDGAGRRQYIYHPDWTAARDAVKFDRMRELAASLPVARRRVTRDLAVEGLSRERVLATSFRLLDLVAVRVGAEAYFEANGSFGLSTLLVRHVKLDGEIMRLAFPAKSGQKMQAEVTDAALAAVSAELLERTPRSRYLAWRDDDRFRALGGAQINDYVRTATGGDFTAKDFRTLRGTIAAATALAEAGPAATERQAKQAVRAAVVAASEVLGNTPTVAKGSYIDPTVIDRYLAGETISLTGSPENALLALYERTEPGTTRRTEPLVSDE
- a CDS encoding ATP-dependent DNA ligase → MAKSSASQLVSVDGHRLKISNLDKVLYPESGTTKADVLGYYAAIAPVMLPHVIFRPATRKRWVHGVGTPDAPGETFFQKDLPAGTPDWVPRAVIPHSDHDNTYPLVNNAAVLAWLAQAAALEIHVPQWRFTAEGARRNPDRIVLDLDPGEGIGLPECAEVARLARTILTGMGLDPLPVTSGSKGIHLYAQLDERQTSDQVSAVARELARALEADHPDLVVSDMKKTLRTGKVLVDWSQNNGNKTTIAPYSLRGRFRPTVAAPRTWEELSSPDLAHLEYGEVLARVTRDGDALAAIDAGVGPVPDAGIRGGRATAAAASGSDRLSEYRAKRDASKTPEPVPDAVGTQADGRSFVIQEHHARRLHYDLRLEHDGVLVSWAVPKGVPADPGRNHLAVQTEDHPLEYGSFEGTIPAGEYGAGTMRIWDSGSYELEKWRDDEVIVTLTGSPSGGLGEPVRLALIRTSTDGTSDAGRTGSTQKSNWLLHRMKSTTPHYSPAARRRYAPVPPAAHQAMLARAGTLSDLGNGPEWAMEMKWDGIRAIASIEGDAVRLMTRNGNDVTAAYPELIALTDVAHVRSGVFDGEIVATDAAGRPDFGLLQERMNLVKPGEIEAARKRRPVRLFLFDVLELDGEDLTGLAYSARRTQLEKVVDAPRGSPIAVPDAFDGDAESAIEFSRNLGLEGIVAKEKDSLYEEGRRSGVWIKIKHLATQEVVIGGWRTGKGHRAGTFGSLLVGLPTPEGLRYIGRVGSGLRDQDLQRVMKQLEPLGQTDSPFIAVPREESRDAHWVAPNLVGEVEFSGWTRTGSLRHPTWRGIRPDKNPDDVSRE
- a CDS encoding SRPBCC family protein — its product is MSSRGIHVEILIRAELDVVWELTQDVSLHPRWDLRFSSIEPLEELSGGGYRFRYRRALPGHVIEGTGTSSGERMRPDGTRTSALRFTTTDRLSPLGGGRGYWRYNPTANGTVFVTGFDYTPGWGRVLDALLLRRLIGWMTAWSFDRLRIWAETGVEPEDWPLRSVLWVWRPERPRAARCRRVPTRGRNPNTAPEILATLEEP
- a CDS encoding SLC13 family permease, producing the protein MSGSQLVARVDGLSAWLAGTLMRPPSAGCGWAPVRDQSGPRGGPRASDASMEAEFARHPWATVGPVTDSALTLTILALAVIAFISGRVPTGLVAIGVSLALLATGVLDLPQAFAGFADPAVILIAALFVVAEGLDGTGLTAWAGQQLVRRGGGDVRRVTVLVMVVVAVLSALISVNGAVAALLPVVVVIASRVLVAPGRLLLPLAFGAHAGSLLTLTGSPVNVLASEYAGDATGHPFGFFDFAVAGLPIVVGSVLLVLVLQRFIIPDRIPATMPRDLSDQARVLLRDYPGLRTDAGGAALLDAESGVAEVLVPPRSAFVGATVFPGMVTESGDLVVLAVQRAGEHLEGGDIVLEVGDVLLLQGDWDALDVNLADPSVVVVDDPNAVRRQAAPLGPRSWTALVILVLMVVALATGVFPPAVTGLLAAGAMVLTRTVTVERAHRSISWTTLLLVAGMIPMSTAITQTGTAEMIATGLIGVVGDSGPLLVLGALCLVALVFGQLISNTATALIILPIAISVATEMQVSPLPFLMAVAVVSAAALLTPVATPANLMIQGPAGLRFGDYWRLGLPVMVVFFAVAVGIVPLVWPF
- the ku gene encoding non-homologous end joining protein Ku; translation: MRSIWKGALSFGLVNVPVKLYSATEDHDVGLHQVHDADGGRIHYERRCDVCGKIVPYAHIDKAYDDGERTVVLTADDLAAMPAERSREIEVVEFVPNEQIDPIMFDKSYFLEPDGASPKAYVLLRRTLESTDRTAIVRFALRQKTRLAALRVRGDVLVLQTLLWSDEVREAVFPALDETVRISSKELELSSSLVDSYASDFTPDEFVDEYQKELRLLIERKLEQGDAIDTEATFGEVAEKEEGGEVIDLMDALRRSVESARGSKSADGAKSTGTAKKKSASSGAKSPAKKTATKSASGSAKSSTKASAKSSSKSEADTDADDAPKRKAQ